In the genome of Mytilus edulis chromosome 3, xbMytEdul2.2, whole genome shotgun sequence, one region contains:
- the LOC139514909 gene encoding uncharacterized protein, with translation MAAFCILTIAACFSLTLAQMSSLNDLLTLQALDVDIPEAAIGHALRGGGLSSLLSRRRGGHHNFGGLQFGRQASVPQTILPQANLQQAQLQQANLGSFGNTRQTLQQFTGGNSLQQRGNLGFLNQQQPAPASVGQFASNALGGNTGLTQQTKLSDFGTGSQNLFSQQSSLNALGGSQFGSLLGQNRLTGNQLQGFGRTGRSPRRGNVGVGGRSLSVLG, from the coding sequence atggcGGCGTTTTGCATTTTAACGATAGCTGCATGCTTCTCATTAACACTTGCACAGATGTCAAGTCTAAATGACCTGCTTACCCTTCAAGCATTGGACGTTGATATCCCCGAAGCAGCTATTGGGCATGCTCTAAGAGGTGGTGGATTATCGTCCTTGTTATCTAGAAGAAGAGGAGGACACCACAACTTTGGTGGTCTTCAGTTTGGAAGACAAGCTAGTGTACCACAGACAATACTACCACAAGCAAATCTACAACAAGCGCAATTACAGCAAGCAAATCTTGGATCATTCGGGAATACAAGACAGACATTACAACAGTTCACAGGAGGTAATTCTCTTCAGCAAAGGGGAAATCTTGGATTCCTTAACCAACAACAGCCAGCACCTGCAAGCGTTGGACAGTTTGCATCAAATGCACTTGGTGGAAACACAGGTTTAACACAGCAAACAAAACTAAGCGACTTTGGAACCGGTAGTCAGAATTTATTCTCTCAACAATCTTCTCTGAATGCGTTGGGAGGTTCTCAATTTGGAAGTTTATTAGGTCAGAATAGATTAACCGGAAATCAATTACAAGGGTTTGGAAGAACCGGCAGATCACCTAGACGTGGAAATGTAGGAGT